One bacterium genomic region harbors:
- the recR gene encoding recombination mediator RecR gives MNYGSEILNRTVDELMKLPGIGRKTAQRLAFYLLKSSPDDAEALAHAILELKQKVRFCQQCFNASEQDLCNLCRDAGRDDSIFCVVEEVNDLLAIEKTADFKGRYHVLQGHLSPLDGIGPDDLRVRELMERLEKTEVKEIIMATNPNAEGEATALYLMKLIKPLGIKITRIARGLPVGSDLEFSDEVTLSRALEGRQEM, from the coding sequence CGGGCATCGGGCGCAAGACCGCCCAGCGTCTGGCCTTTTATCTGTTGAAGTCCTCACCGGACGACGCCGAGGCCCTGGCCCACGCCATACTGGAGCTCAAACAAAAGGTGCGGTTCTGCCAGCAGTGCTTTAACGCCTCGGAGCAGGACCTGTGCAACCTCTGCCGGGATGCCGGCCGCGACGACTCCATCTTCTGCGTGGTGGAGGAGGTCAATGATCTTTTAGCCATAGAAAAGACCGCAGACTTCAAGGGCCGGTACCACGTGCTGCAGGGGCACCTGTCGCCGCTGGATGGGATAGGGCCGGACGATCTGAGGGTGCGGGAGCTGATGGAGAGATTGGAGAAGACGGAGGTCAAAGAGATCATCATGGCCACCAACCCCAACGCCGAGGGCGAGGCCACCGCGCTCTATCTGATGAAGCTGATAAAACCGCTGGGCATAAAGATCACCCGCATCGCCAGGGGCCTGCCGGTGGGCAGCGATCTGGAGTTCTCGGACGAAGTGACATTAAGCAGGGCACTGGAGGGCCGCCAGGAGATGTAA